One genomic window of Candidatus Nanohalobium constans includes the following:
- the glmU gene encoding bifunctional sugar-1-phosphate nucleotidylyltransferase/acetyltransferase has translation MKAVILAAGKSSRFKPLSDKRHKALTEVMGKPLIQHTIDALRDTEVEEIIVVQGPEREIEDSGVDADRFVVQEEPKGMGNALQQAEKYLENRFLVLTPYRSKASELYQPMIDKAEENDTETIFVASETENPEKYGILDIENGKVSDIVEKPDLEEAPSNMKAVGMYMLSKDFFNYLNNTQTKEYQYEEALSNQMKDKKASFVEAEEDPNSIKYPWDLFEVMKELLDNSERSISGEAEIADSAEVKGKVIVEEGAKIFENAVVKGPAYIGEDAVVGNNALIRNYSCIERGTTVGANCEARNTSFQPESSMHSQFVGDSIIGRNTSIGAGTVIANRNFREDGERPEISTDLIGKDYSKETGRNSLGCFIGENVDIGVNSSIMPGVQIGSDSKIGPGTVVKENVENDTTVYSSQEVEKK, from the coding sequence GTGAAAGCAGTTATACTGGCAGCCGGCAAGTCAAGCCGTTTCAAGCCGCTCAGCGACAAGAGACACAAAGCACTGACAGAAGTAATGGGCAAACCACTGATCCAGCACACAATCGACGCACTAAGAGATACAGAAGTAGAAGAAATCATAGTAGTTCAAGGACCTGAAAGAGAAATAGAGGATTCAGGCGTAGATGCTGACCGGTTTGTAGTGCAGGAAGAGCCAAAAGGTATGGGCAACGCACTCCAACAAGCTGAAAAATATCTAGAAAACAGGTTCCTGGTCCTAACACCTTACAGATCGAAGGCTTCAGAGCTCTACCAGCCAATGATTGACAAAGCAGAAGAAAATGATACTGAAACCATTTTCGTGGCATCAGAAACAGAAAACCCAGAGAAATACGGCATATTAGACATAGAAAACGGTAAAGTCAGCGACATAGTCGAGAAGCCTGACCTTGAGGAAGCACCAAGCAACATGAAGGCTGTAGGGATGTATATGCTAAGCAAAGACTTCTTCAACTACCTAAATAACACTCAAACCAAGGAATACCAGTACGAAGAAGCCCTTTCAAACCAGATGAAAGATAAAAAAGCGTCATTTGTAGAAGCAGAAGAAGATCCCAACTCGATAAAATATCCATGGGATCTCTTCGAAGTCATGAAGGAGCTTTTAGATAACTCAGAAAGAAGTATAAGTGGAGAAGCTGAGATAGCAGACTCAGCAGAAGTAAAAGGAAAAGTTATAGTAGAAGAAGGCGCCAAAATATTTGAAAACGCTGTAGTAAAAGGACCTGCCTACATCGGAGAAGATGCAGTCGTAGGAAACAACGCCTTGATCAGAAACTATTCCTGCATCGAAAGAGGAACTACAGTTGGAGCCAACTGTGAAGCAAGAAACACTTCTTTCCAGCCTGAAAGCTCCATGCACTCTCAGTTCGTAGGAGACTCAATAATAGGTAGAAACACGAGTATCGGAGCAGGAACAGTCATAGCCAACAGAAACTTCCGAGAAGACGGTGAAAGACCGGAAATCAGTACAGATTTAATCGGGAAGGACTACAGCAAAGAGACAGGAAGAAACTCTCTAGGCTGCTTCATCGGCGAGAATGTAGATATAGGAGTTAACTCATCCATCATGCCTGGCGTTCAAATCGGCAGCGACTCGAAAATAGGTCCTGGAACAGTAGTTAAGGAAAATGTAGAAAACGATACTACTGTTTACAGCAGTCAAGAGGTTGAAAAGAAGTGA
- a CDS encoding ArsR/SmtB family transcription factor — translation MELDFDTVKALSSQTRIQILHETVSKEPTPTDISKSIDRSKSTVSSHLSKLQEAGLVEKDEVDGRRRVIYRATDKTETILKGKNQKVKFSILSTVSSIWIGVGLTLSSLKNITETGSSAAKSQAGQMGAMALDKTESTASETGGAFLSNFQPVDSLLFVGVFFLSIALASLIYGLFMSQIGGREKVSQALKS, via the coding sequence ATGGAGTTAGACTTTGATACAGTTAAGGCTCTTTCCTCGCAGACCCGGATACAGATTCTTCACGAAACAGTCTCTAAAGAGCCGACTCCTACAGATATAAGTAAGTCAATAGACCGGAGTAAATCCACCGTCTCTTCACATCTCTCCAAGCTTCAGGAAGCCGGACTTGTGGAGAAGGACGAGGTTGATGGGCGGAGAAGAGTAATTTACAGAGCTACAGATAAAACCGAGACGATTTTGAAAGGTAAAAACCAGAAGGTTAAGTTCTCCATCCTGTCAACTGTTTCAAGCATCTGGATCGGAGTAGGATTAACATTAAGCAGTTTAAAAAACATAACAGAGACAGGATCAAGTGCTGCTAAGAGTCAGGCAGGGCAGATGGGTGCTATGGCGCTGGATAAGACAGAAAGTACTGCTTCAGAGACAGGTGGAGCGTTTTTATCTAATTTTCAGCCCGTTGATTCTCTGCTTTTCGTAGGAGTATTTTTCCTTTCGATCGCGTTAGCAAGCCTCATATACGGATTGTTTATGTCTCAGATAGGCGGTCGGGAAAAGGTTTCTCAAGCTCTTAAGTCTTGA
- a CDS encoding ROK family protein, which produces MGDSPYFYWKIFDFSHCVNLNQFFVLHCIMAFLCIDIGGTNTFFGVGDDDFRKVKEIKTADFLSDINKSVKSVLEEADYPELEKVAVAAAGPIDKDKGLFYPPNIDKEFVQLKDPLEEFAEVEIINDCAAAVLGEYYYGETAENLLYITISSGIGAAFISNGDLVEGRDGNFGEVGHMKIGEELECGCGGTGHWEAYCSGNNLTNMAHELHDLEIDDPKELFEVEGENAEEALDEFKHRTCVGVANLINLYNPDKIIFGGAVALNHFDTILESIENGVKSEIVNEMPEMTLCGLGEIAVLHGLRVNCNGKVKE; this is translated from the coding sequence ATGGGTGATTCACCCTACTTCTACTGGAAAATTTTTGACTTCTCTCACTGTGTTAATTTAAACCAGTTCTTCGTATTACATTGTATTATGGCGTTCCTGTGTATTGATATTGGAGGCACTAACACTTTTTTCGGAGTAGGAGACGATGATTTCCGAAAAGTCAAGGAAATTAAGACAGCAGACTTCCTAAGTGATATTAACAAGTCTGTAAAGTCTGTTCTGGAGGAAGCAGATTATCCTGAGCTGGAAAAGGTTGCTGTTGCTGCAGCGGGACCGATTGACAAGGATAAGGGCTTGTTTTATCCTCCTAACATCGATAAGGAGTTTGTTCAGCTTAAGGATCCTCTTGAAGAATTTGCTGAAGTGGAAATAATTAATGATTGTGCGGCTGCAGTATTAGGAGAATATTATTACGGTGAAACTGCAGAAAATCTTCTTTATATCACTATAAGTTCTGGTATTGGAGCGGCTTTCATCTCTAACGGTGACTTGGTGGAAGGGCGCGATGGTAACTTCGGTGAGGTTGGTCACATGAAGATTGGGGAAGAGCTTGAATGTGGGTGTGGCGGTACTGGCCATTGGGAGGCCTACTGTTCGGGCAATAATCTTACTAACATGGCTCATGAACTCCACGATTTGGAAATTGATGATCCGAAGGAGCTCTTTGAGGTAGAAGGTGAGAATGCCGAAGAAGCTCTAGATGAGTTTAAGCACAGGACTTGTGTTGGTGTAGCCAATCTCATCAATCTGTACAACCCAGACAAGATAATTTTCGGGGGTGCTGTAGCATTGAATCATTTTGACACCATACTGGAATCTATAGAGAACGGTGTGAAAAGTGAGATAGTAAATGAGATGCCAGAAATGACTCTTTGCGGACTAGGAGAGATCGCGGTGCTTCATGGTCTTAGAGTAAACTGCAATGGAAAAGTAAAGGAATAA
- a CDS encoding multiprotein bridging factor aMBF1 has product MPTCQLCGEDTESTKKAKIEGAVLKVCDSCAEMGETIKTKSKKSKKKRKKKRKNRSKSEQKVLANNYGKKIREEREDRELTMDELSDQINEKTSVIQKVEQEELKPDQSLAGKLSKKLGIDLYVNPQVTDYDDTSDGDSRKATLGDVADIKN; this is encoded by the coding sequence ATGCCTACATGCCAACTTTGCGGAGAAGACACAGAGTCAACTAAAAAAGCTAAAATCGAAGGTGCAGTCCTCAAAGTATGCGATTCATGCGCAGAAATGGGCGAAACCATCAAGACAAAGTCCAAGAAATCGAAGAAGAAAAGAAAGAAGAAGAGGAAGAATAGAAGCAAGTCAGAACAAAAAGTACTGGCCAATAATTACGGAAAGAAAATCAGAGAGGAAAGAGAAGATAGAGAGCTGACTATGGACGAACTGTCCGACCAGATTAATGAGAAGACATCAGTAATCCAGAAGGTTGAACAGGAGGAACTGAAGCCAGATCAATCATTGGCAGGTAAACTATCCAAGAAACTTGGAATAGACCTGTATGTCAACCCACAAGTCACCGACTACGATGACACAAGTGATGGAGACAGCAGGAAAGCCACATTAGGCGATGTGGCCGACATAAAAAACTAA
- a CDS encoding helix-turn-helix domain-containing protein: protein MDFLEVGEKDDRQIIFDVFDLNGLQKSIFRELQDNKLTVQELAEEVDRNRSTVQRSLQEMMDKDLLMREGRTEKTVYYVYTTLPIEDLRELTCEVVQTWASQVEEKLD, encoded by the coding sequence ATGGATTTTTTGGAGGTTGGGGAGAAGGATGATAGGCAGATTATTTTCGATGTTTTTGATTTGAACGGGCTTCAGAAGAGTATTTTTCGGGAGCTGCAGGACAACAAATTGACAGTGCAGGAATTAGCAGAGGAAGTCGATAGGAATCGTTCTACTGTCCAGAGAAGTCTACAGGAAATGATGGATAAAGACTTGTTGATGCGTGAAGGCAGAACTGAGAAAACAGTTTACTATGTGTATACTACTCTTCCTATAGAAGATCTCAGGGAGCTTACCTGTGAAGTAGTTCAGACCTGGGCATCCCAAGTAGAGGAAAAACTGGACTAA
- a CDS encoding sugar phosphate nucleotidyltransferase produces MKAIIPCAEKEENLFPFSETKPTALMPVMGKPLIEHNIEALEENGVEEIYIVVNHLQEQFSDRFKDRDGVKLVHQEELDGTASAVKTCDFIEDDFLVLNGDVIVSERDIGNLLQKFRNTGETSILATDEKAPEKFGVLSIQNDEVADIQEKPEEPENPLVNTGIYVFSPEIFEAIEDLEEDETSITDAVRDLIESEGARFELVQDYWIDIGSGEKLWKADQIKREYEIEESEISGKAEVSEDAAIEGEAVVEEGAEIKPGTVIEGKCFIGENSIVGPNTTIRGSSIADNSQLDHCSIENSLVFESNIVDSFVAVEGTVLAEECDIKSGTVIRECLIGARSFIDMNNSIRGTKFVPDARTDLGEISK; encoded by the coding sequence TTGAAAGCAATCATTCCATGCGCAGAAAAAGAGGAAAACCTGTTCCCCTTCTCCGAAACCAAGCCCACCGCACTCATGCCGGTAATGGGCAAACCACTAATCGAACATAATATCGAAGCACTGGAGGAGAACGGAGTAGAGGAAATCTACATAGTTGTAAACCATCTGCAGGAACAGTTCTCAGACCGGTTTAAAGACAGAGACGGCGTAAAACTTGTACACCAGGAAGAACTGGACGGAACAGCGTCTGCAGTCAAAACATGCGACTTCATAGAGGACGACTTCCTTGTATTAAACGGAGATGTTATAGTTTCCGAAAGAGATATCGGAAACCTTCTGCAAAAGTTCAGAAATACTGGAGAAACAAGTATACTTGCCACAGATGAGAAAGCACCTGAAAAGTTCGGAGTGCTCAGCATTCAGAACGACGAAGTAGCAGATATCCAGGAAAAACCCGAAGAACCAGAAAATCCACTGGTTAATACCGGTATCTATGTCTTTAGCCCGGAAATTTTCGAAGCTATAGAAGACCTGGAAGAAGACGAAACCAGTATCACCGACGCCGTCAGAGACCTGATAGAGTCTGAAGGTGCTCGATTCGAACTAGTACAGGATTACTGGATCGATATAGGTTCAGGAGAGAAACTCTGGAAAGCAGATCAAATCAAAAGAGAATACGAAATAGAAGAATCGGAAATAAGCGGAAAGGCAGAAGTAAGCGAAGACGCAGCCATAGAAGGAGAAGCAGTAGTTGAAGAAGGGGCAGAGATTAAGCCTGGAACAGTCATCGAAGGAAAATGCTTCATAGGAGAAAACAGTATTGTCGGTCCGAACACAACGATCAGAGGCTCAAGCATCGCCGATAACTCCCAGTTAGATCACTGCAGTATTGAGAACAGCCTAGTTTTCGAGAGCAACATAGTTGACTCCTTCGTCGCAGTCGAAGGTACTGTGCTGGCAGAAGAATGCGACATAAAATCAGGCACCGTAATCAGAGAATGCTTGATAGGTGCCAGAAGCTTTATCGACATGAACAACTCCATCAGAGGTACCAAGTTCGTACCTGACGCACGGACCGACCTGGGCGAAATCAGCAAGTAG
- a CDS encoding DUF1931 domain-containing protein: MVDVLKKSGVRDAADGVNVGSDFYDALDDEVKELVERAVERAQENGRKTVKARDV; the protein is encoded by the coding sequence ATGGTAGATGTACTTAAGAAGTCTGGCGTTCGTGACGCTGCAGATGGCGTCAATGTCGGAAGCGATTTCTACGATGCACTTGACGACGAAGTCAAAGAACTAGTCGAGAGAGCAGTAGAAAGAGCACAAGAGAACGGACGAAAGACCGTAAAAGCAAGAGATGTATAA
- a CDS encoding twin-arginine translocation signal domain-containing protein yields the protein MRTIIKNQLLESENSSKTSDNNVSRREFLKKLGAGALGLGALSLGSVSAVNVRSSDFKFYGEDSAKEFAVYEGGPVEVLNSELRVDNDISTISGTTIWDSDNSQIPPAQVPDIESLSTSGVQGKVPTAQGNGTLQMKRAGNTKLVKKTSDESLSSQTILQDDNELKLSIGSEELWNFEIRVFVDCPSDGYVKNSFSGPSGSTINWAREGNKWNADSSSTRNVGQGPVGFVLKGRIKNGNSSGTLNYQWSQSTSRNDTFTVKKGSLLIAWKSG from the coding sequence ATGAGAACTATAATAAAGAATCAGCTACTGGAGTCCGAAAACTCCTCAAAAACCTCTGATAATAATGTTTCTCGCCGTGAGTTCTTGAAGAAATTAGGTGCAGGAGCACTTGGCTTAGGTGCCTTAAGCTTAGGATCAGTATCTGCTGTAAATGTTCGTTCAAGTGATTTTAAATTCTATGGAGAAGACAGTGCTAAGGAGTTTGCAGTATACGAAGGCGGCCCGGTAGAAGTTCTGAACTCTGAGTTGCGGGTTGATAATGATATCTCTACCATTAGTGGTACCACAATTTGGGATTCTGACAATTCTCAGATTCCACCGGCTCAAGTGCCAGACATAGAATCTCTTTCTACTTCTGGAGTCCAAGGAAAGGTACCTACTGCACAAGGCAATGGAACATTACAGATGAAGAGAGCAGGTAATACGAAACTTGTGAAAAAGACAAGCGATGAAAGTTTGTCGAGTCAAACTATACTTCAAGATGACAATGAACTAAAACTATCCATAGGTTCTGAAGAGTTATGGAATTTTGAGATAAGGGTTTTCGTGGATTGTCCTTCTGATGGTTATGTTAAAAACTCTTTTTCAGGGCCTTCGGGATCAACTATCAACTGGGCTAGAGAAGGGAATAAATGGAATGCAGATTCTTCTTCTACCAGGAATGTGGGGCAGGGACCTGTTGGATTTGTTTTAAAGGGAAGAATCAAAAACGGGAATAGTTCGGGAACTCTAAATTATCAGTGGTCTCAGAGTACAAGTAGGAACGACACCTTTACAGTGAAGAAAGGCTCCTTGTTAATTGCATGGAAAAGCGGCTAA
- a CDS encoding DNA-3-methyladenine glycosylase family protein, with protein sequence METFSIPAEDFDLELTLTCGQTFCWHRTEGELYGEGSDRFYTFRKGKPLLVQQQGDKIVVETELERKKVEEALGIHHDLDEIFSTFPEDERLEKAYSELKGLRIVQDEFFPCLVSYLCSPQMRIPRIKQMHNDMAREFGEVREVNGIEMLRFPTQRELSRASEDELRELGVGYRAKYIVETLEILQEGFDHTELDSMSYEDAREHMKNLYGVGDKVADCVLLFSKNFHEAYPLDTWALQAIEKHYPEHHSDDYSETSQNLREHFGEYSGYAQEYIFHAARKGIIEV encoded by the coding sequence GTGGAAACATTTTCGATACCTGCTGAAGATTTTGATCTTGAACTGACTCTGACATGTGGACAAACATTTTGCTGGCACAGGACAGAAGGAGAATTATACGGCGAAGGCTCGGATAGATTCTACACTTTTCGCAAGGGAAAACCGTTACTGGTTCAGCAGCAGGGAGATAAAATAGTGGTTGAAACAGAACTGGAAAGGAAGAAGGTTGAGGAAGCATTAGGAATCCATCATGATCTCGATGAAATTTTCTCTACTTTTCCGGAGGATGAGAGACTGGAAAAGGCATACTCCGAGCTGAAAGGTTTGAGGATTGTGCAGGACGAATTCTTCCCGTGTCTAGTTAGTTATCTCTGTTCTCCTCAGATGAGGATTCCAAGGATTAAGCAGATGCATAATGATATGGCTCGGGAGTTCGGTGAGGTTAGAGAGGTTAACGGTATTGAGATGCTCAGATTTCCTACTCAAAGAGAACTTTCCAGGGCTTCCGAAGATGAACTGAGGGAGCTTGGTGTGGGCTACCGAGCTAAATACATAGTAGAAACACTGGAGATTCTTCAAGAAGGGTTCGACCATACTGAGCTAGACTCCATGAGTTATGAAGATGCGAGAGAGCACATGAAGAACCTCTATGGTGTGGGCGATAAGGTGGCGGATTGCGTCCTCTTGTTCTCCAAGAACTTTCATGAGGCATATCCTCTTGACACCTGGGCGCTCCAAGCTATCGAAAAACACTATCCAGAACATCACTCAGACGACTACAGTGAGACTTCACAAAATTTGAGAGAGCACTTCGGCGAGTACTCTGGATATGCCCAAGAATATATCTTCCACGCAGCCCGTAAAGGAATAATAGAGGTGTAG
- the thiS gene encoding sulfur carrier protein ThiS, whose translation MEIKLIRDDLEEKKEKTVSVEEGTTVSGFLESEGIERQEVLVSRNGTIISDSHELEDDDEIEVFDVIAGG comes from the coding sequence GTGGAGATAAAACTAATTCGAGATGATTTGGAGGAGAAAAAGGAGAAAACAGTGAGTGTTGAGGAAGGTACTACTGTTTCAGGGTTTCTGGAGTCTGAAGGGATTGAGAGGCAGGAAGTACTGGTTTCTCGTAACGGCACTATTATTTCGGATAGTCATGAGCTGGAGGACGATGATGAGATTGAGGTTTTTGATGTAATTGCAGGCGGCTGA
- a CDS encoding PRC-barrel domain-containing protein: MPQNILDFSDVKSKDVFTSNGSYCGKVKDVELNLGKFAVRAVVVSAEKGSYLAQKVGGSKNVVIPYRMVQSIDDIIIINDFQTNEVEEKQQKAEA; this comes from the coding sequence ATGCCGCAGAATATCCTTGACTTTTCGGATGTCAAAAGTAAAGATGTTTTCACAAGCAACGGTTCTTACTGTGGAAAAGTAAAAGATGTAGAACTAAACCTAGGGAAGTTCGCAGTCAGAGCAGTCGTTGTAAGTGCTGAAAAAGGAAGTTACCTGGCTCAGAAGGTTGGCGGCAGCAAAAATGTAGTAATCCCTTACAGAATGGTTCAGTCAATCGACGATATTATCATCATCAATGACTTCCAGACCAACGAAGTTGAGGAAAAACAGCAGAAGGCCGAAGCATAA